The following are encoded in a window of Flavobacterium psychrotrophum genomic DNA:
- a CDS encoding D-alanine--D-alanine ligase translates to MNVAVVMGGYSDESVISIRSGQLILSNLDRSKYTPFEVHILPDGWHVLADGAKYEVNKADFSFEKDGNKVTFDVAVNTIHGTPGEDGQLQAYWSLIGLPYTGCGFYQSALTFNKRDTLSVLNKFGIPKAKSIYLTQGDAITAEDIVTTLGLPFMVKPNQSGSSLGISKVNSIEEFDKALDFAFAEDSDILIESFLKGMEVSVGVLNYNGKTTILGITEIVSHNDFFDYEAKYQGKSDEITPARLDSETEQKVRDISIKAYEALGMSGFTRSEFIIVDGEPHFIEMNTNPGLSPASIFPQQAAVAGIAMSDLFDNEIQLALSRKVLLKK, encoded by the coding sequence ATGAACGTAGCAGTAGTAATGGGCGGATACTCAGATGAGTCCGTTATTTCCATCCGTAGTGGTCAGCTTATCCTTAGTAACCTTGACCGCTCAAAATATACCCCTTTTGAAGTACATATTTTGCCCGATGGCTGGCATGTACTGGCCGATGGTGCTAAATATGAGGTAAACAAGGCCGATTTTAGCTTTGAAAAAGATGGTAACAAAGTAACATTTGATGTTGCGGTTAATACCATACACGGCACACCCGGAGAAGACGGACAGCTACAGGCTTACTGGTCGCTCATTGGCCTGCCATACACGGGCTGTGGTTTTTATCAGAGCGCGCTTACATTTAATAAGAGAGATACACTTAGTGTACTAAATAAATTTGGTATCCCTAAAGCAAAGAGCATTTACCTTACGCAGGGTGATGCCATTACTGCCGAAGATATAGTTACTACGCTTGGCCTGCCTTTTATGGTAAAGCCAAACCAGAGTGGCAGCAGCCTGGGTATTAGTAAGGTAAACAGCATAGAGGAATTTGACAAAGCCTTGGATTTTGCCTTTGCAGAAGACAGCGATATACTAATCGAAAGTTTTTTGAAAGGTATGGAAGTATCTGTAGGGGTGCTTAATTATAATGGAAAAACTACCATATTGGGTATTACCGAAATAGTATCGCACAACGACTTTTTTGACTACGAAGCCAAATACCAGGGTAAAAGCGACGAGATTACCCCTGCCCGCTTAGATAGCGAAACCGAACAAAAAGTGCGCGATATATCTATTAAAGCATATGAAGCACTGGGCATGAGTGGCTTTACCCGTTCTGAATTTATTATAGTAGATGGCGAGCCTCATTTTATAGAGATGAATACCAACCCCGGATTGTCTCCGGCAAGTATCTTCCCGCAGCAGGCAGCGGTAGCAGGCATTGCAATGAGCGACCTGTTTGATAATGAGATACAACTGGCACTAAGCCGAAAAGTGCTTTTGAAGAAGTAG
- a CDS encoding M14 family metallopeptidase — translation MKKLLVLLLFPVALSAQNKIMYTTPYEKGNGNQTATYQETKAYFQKLDEGFESIQMQAIGSDDNGMPLHIVIYNPDKNFNLPEVRKTKAILLLNNGIHPGEPDGIDATMMLYRDLATGKIAIPKNTVIVNIPIYNISGALNRNSHSRANQNGPESYGFRGNARNYDLNRDFVKCDTKNARSFAEIFHKVKPDVFIDNHVSNGADYQYIFTYIATHHQKLGGALGQYFKAEMMPAILDAMKAKGIEATPYVNIHDEKPDNGFEQFMDYPRYSTGYASLFNVPGSMPETHMLKKYADRVKVTYEYMLETLAYTDTNFKTIKESRLVNRDNYMPGNRYTLQWSIDSSQVSLLPFLGYEGSYKPSEVTGQQRLYYDRTKPFKKVVKYYQEYKPALEVTIPKSYVIPQSWWNIIDLLKLNNIQLQQLQQDTEIEVESYRIGSYETSKQPYEGHYLHSKTQIAATIKKVLFHKGDYVIDTAQPGVKYIIEMLEPQGVDSFFTWNFFDAILQQKEYYSAYVFEDTAAKLLKDNPKLKAEFDTKKLNDKAFAWNTEAQLDWIYTNSVYFEKQFMEYPVYRVLK, via the coding sequence ATGAAAAAACTCTTAGTACTGCTGCTATTCCCGGTGGCGTTGTCAGCACAAAATAAAATTATGTATACTACGCCTTACGAAAAAGGGAACGGCAACCAGACTGCCACCTACCAGGAAACCAAAGCCTACTTTCAAAAACTGGATGAAGGCTTTGAATCTATACAAATGCAGGCCATAGGCAGCGATGATAACGGTATGCCCCTGCACATTGTAATATACAATCCTGATAAAAATTTTAACCTGCCCGAAGTACGCAAAACCAAGGCTATTTTATTACTTAACAACGGCATTCACCCCGGAGAGCCGGACGGTATAGATGCTACAATGATGCTGTACCGCGACCTTGCTACGGGAAAAATTGCCATCCCAAAAAATACGGTTATTGTTAACATTCCCATATATAATATTAGTGGGGCACTAAACCGTAACAGCCACAGCCGTGCTAATCAGAATGGCCCTGAAAGTTATGGCTTTAGGGGTAATGCCCGCAATTATGACCTTAACCGTGATTTTGTAAAGTGTGACACCAAAAACGCACGCAGTTTTGCAGAGATTTTCCATAAGGTAAAGCCCGATGTGTTTATAGACAACCATGTAAGTAATGGTGCTGATTACCAGTATATATTTACCTATATAGCTACGCACCACCAAAAGCTGGGCGGAGCATTAGGACAGTATTTTAAGGCAGAAATGATGCCTGCCATACTCGACGCCATGAAAGCCAAAGGCATTGAGGCTACACCTTATGTAAACATACACGACGAAAAGCCTGATAATGGTTTTGAGCAGTTTATGGATTATCCGCGCTACTCTACCGGATATGCTAGCCTGTTTAACGTGCCCGGCTCGATGCCCGAAACACACATGCTTAAAAAATATGCCGACCGTGTAAAGGTTACTTATGAATATATGCTGGAAACACTGGCGTACACCGATACTAATTTTAAAACCATAAAAGAAAGCAGGCTCGTTAACCGCGATAACTATATGCCGGGCAATCGCTATACCCTGCAATGGTCTATAGATAGTAGCCAGGTAAGCCTGTTGCCTTTTTTAGGCTATGAAGGCAGTTATAAGCCCAGCGAAGTAACAGGCCAGCAAAGGTTATACTACGACCGCACAAAGCCTTTTAAAAAAGTGGTTAAATATTATCAGGAATATAAGCCGGCACTTGAGGTAACGATACCTAAATCATACGTTATTCCGCAAAGCTGGTGGAATATAATTGATCTTTTAAAGCTAAACAACATTCAGCTACAGCAGTTACAGCAGGATACCGAAATAGAAGTGGAAAGCTACCGCATAGGCAGCTATGAAACGAGTAAACAGCCTTATGAAGGCCATTACCTACACAGCAAAACACAAATTGCCGCAACAATTAAAAAAGTGCTTTTCCATAAGGGTGACTATGTAATAGACACGGCTCAGCCTGGCGTTAAATATATTATAGAAATGCTGGAACCACAGGGTGTGGATTCATTTTTTACATGGAACTTTTTTGATGCCATATTGCAACAAAAAGAGTACTATTCTGCTTATGTATTTGAAGATACTGCAGCAAAGTTACTTAAAGATAATCCGAAACTTAAGGCCGAATTTGATACAAAAAAACTAAACGATAAAGCCTTTGCCTGGAATACAGAAGCACAACTCGACTGGATTTACACTAACAGTGTATATTTTGAAAAGCAGTTTATGGAATATCCGGTGTATAGGGTGTTGAAATAA
- the coaD gene encoding pantetheine-phosphate adenylyltransferase, with product MKVAVFPGSFDPITLGHYDIIKRGSTLFDKIIIAIGVNAEKKYMFPLEERKRFIEEAFKDAPNIEVITYEGLTIDLCKKVGAKFILRGLRNPADFEFEKAIAHTNRLLSKIETVFLLTAAQTSYISSSIVRDVLRHGGDYTKLVPDAVRVNKTTE from the coding sequence ATGAAAGTAGCTGTATTTCCCGGATCGTTTGACCCCATTACCCTGGGGCATTATGATATTATAAAGCGTGGCAGTACGCTATTCGACAAAATAATTATTGCCATTGGCGTTAACGCCGAAAAAAAATATATGTTTCCGCTTGAAGAGCGCAAGCGTTTTATTGAAGAGGCTTTTAAAGATGCACCAAACATTGAGGTAATTACTTATGAAGGGCTTACCATAGACCTTTGCAAAAAAGTAGGCGCCAAATTTATTCTTCGTGGGCTACGGAATCCTGCCGATTTTGAGTTTGAAAAGGCCATAGCCCATACCAACAGGCTTTTGAGCAAAATAGAAACGGTATTTTTACTTACTGCGGCACAAACATCATACATAAGCAGCAGCATAGTGCGCGATGTGCTGCGCCACGGCGGCGATTATACCAAACTGGTGCCGGACGCGGTACGTGTGAATAAAACTACTGAATGA